TGATTCATATTGCATTGAATTCATGGaacaatctatatatatatatatatatataaaagtatgGATAATAGAAAAGTTTTCCGATTGTGAACGGACATAATTATCTTTCACATGTTTACTTATTTTCATCATCAAGTAACATATGTGGTAATTTCACATTTagtcaattaattaataataattaaccaCATTTTATGGTTATGGTTATGTGATTTTGACTTTCTTCCCTTGTCTTTGTTTCATTATAATATTTAGTTATgtcatattaaaaaaattatttcattctataatcattttttccctttttaatctatatatatacatataaaagtgtggataatAGAAAAAATTTTCGATTGTGAACGGACATAATTACTCTTTACATGTTTACTTATTTTCATCGTCAAGTAACATATGTACTAATTTCACATTTAgtcaattaattaatactaattaaccaCATTTTATAGTTATAGTTATGTGCTTTTGACTTTCTTCCCTTGTCTTTGTTTCATTATAATATTTAGTTatgttatattaaaaaaattatttcattctataatcattttttctctttttaattttttttaaactcacaAAGACTCTAACTTATTGCAATTATTGTTTGGAGTATTTGTAAATTATTAAGGGCttataattgaaaattttgatattttctttaaattgcATTTGATATCATAATTTTGACATCAAATTTATATCAAAGAATTGCATAATAAGAGTGTAGATAATGGAATTTTTTTCCGATTGTGAATGAAAATAATTACCCTTCACATGTTTACTTATTTTCATCATCAAGTAACATATATGATAATTTCACATTTAgtcaattaatattttatggttatgTTCATGTGCTTTTGACTTTCtttcattataatatttaattatgtcatatttcattatatttcattctttaaaaaaattatttcattctATAACCATTATTTCTCTTTTTAATTTCTTTGAAACTCACAAAGGCTCAACTTTATTGAAATGGTTGTTTGGAGTATTTGTAAATTATTAAGGGCTtagattgaaaattttgatattttcttgaaattgcATTTGGCATCAAATTTCTCTCAAAGAATTGCATATGAATAAGTGcaaaagaaagagagaacaattcattttatttatttgtttggtTGTCGTTTTCTTTCCATTTTCAAAGTGATGTGTCAGCCAATTTTTCCTTATTGTGTACTTGCTCTTTATTCATAAGATATACATTTAGTGAGATGTTGCAATGATAGTAAATGATTGTGGTCAAACTATAAATTTGAATTGACATATGATGTATTATCTATATATTCTGCATCATTTCATCTTCATCTAAAGTGTCTTTTTTTGCTATTCTCCCTAACATTTAGTGTGTGGAtagataaacattttttttttgagtttttttcAATTCCTACTGTTTTCTATGTTATGTTTATTATCATTTgctaataatataaatttttgagATTGAATTTTTAACTTTCTATATAATTCATATCATATATAATTAGTGTCAACGTGCATCACACGTACTTCATGTTAGTGACAGTCAAATGCCACGAAGTCTAGTTGACTTGGCATGCACTAGATTTTGAGTTCATCTTAACCAGGAAcgtgtttttcttaaaaaaaacattattaaaaattgaaaaaataaattgtaTAGCACCATATTTTTAGGctttccaaattttttttgaaagttttaaaaagttgagatatgaattttatgcaagTCGTGAATTGTAGCATTGGATGTTCCAATGCTGTAATTgagttttaatttgaaaaaaaaaaaccttaatGGTCaagttcaaataaaaaaaaatgcattTTAAATACCACATCTAAAAAGGTGCTTGTttagaaagaaaatattttttcaatgtcAACATATCTGGCCTTTTAAGTACCCATTAATTAATCGGTATATTTTTGTTCTACCTCCATGTGTTTTTAGTCGAGAGAAAGATTGTTATAATTGATTCTCACACTCGAAATTCATCTTAGATTGCCAAGTTGTTCTGTATACATAAACATCAAAGACAATATGATATTATTTAACACAAGTCTGGGCATTTATAATGTAATAATAATTTACAAATTTCCAGAGTGGAAAGTAACTTTTATGCTCTGTTGtaataaatgaaaattacatCATGGTAACCTGAATCCTTTTACCTGCTACTCCAAAACTATTCCACACAAACATAATGATTTGTTCCCTTTGAAGGACCTGGATCCACCCTATTTGTAGAGAAATAATCGGCATCATTAATCTCAGTTGCAGAACAAGCAAACTAGTAACAATATTATATCGTATAATTAGAAACAAAAACAGGATACTCTCGACCGTTTTTCCATATCTTCTATACATCCTGTTGTgatacaaaatataaatatacataCACAGTAAATGACAATAATACGGCAGAGGGGCTAAGTTGTTAACATGCAGCTTCTACAGCGGCATCACTCTTTTATACTTGAAAAACcccaaaaaactaaaaaaaatgaCAACTCCGCAAGCTCCTGTGATTATTAGGACCCACTGGAATGCACCCGAGTAATCGAACATTGGTATTGCAAAATTCATACCAAATATCCCCGCGACCACACCAAATATAGCGACAACAAAAGTTGCAGTAGTCAGCAACAGCTCAAACTGTATAAGCTGGTTTCGAACGTTATCCTGCACCGAGATAACAAATTTATTTCTGCTTGATTTccagttgagattgatatgctaaattttattgtttttctaACTTTACGTATTGTAGATGAATCTTGAAAGTTGAAACCAGAATCATATATTGACACCACAACCGATAAAGACGACAATATCGTCAAAAAATGCAGAGAGCATTGACTATAACAAGAGGAATTGCTAAACCACAGCGATACCTCACTTTATCATCGTCTCTGTGGCGCATCCAGGTAAAAATATGGCTTACAAAACATATATTTTGCATTTACACCAAGAGGTTACGTATCTTCATCTCAGATAGAAGAACAAAAGCACAGGAAAGGTATGAAAAAGAGAGACGGACCAGCTGAATGTTTATGAAGTCTTCAGTATCATCTATGTACTCCTTCAGCTGAAATTAGATAAATACTACTCGCTAAGTGGTTTTTACAGAATAGCAATATAAAAAAAGAAATTGTCAAGGTCACAAAAATGATACCGAAGTTAATTTGTTGAGGGTGCTATCAATAACAACGAAGTATGCCTCCAACAGCATTTCAAGCTCTGCTATACTATCTGTGATACTTTCTGAGCTCCTCACACTCTCATGCCTGCTCCTCGCTACGCTCAGGCATTTCTCAAGCTTCCTATTACTGTCAGGGGGTGACGAAACAGGAGAAACGGGAGCAGAAACAGATGATGGGCCATCAATTGATCTGTACCCCATCAAAGATTGCTCACCATAAAATGATGATTCCATGCGACTTTTCTTCTCAGTAAGATACATTTCAGCCATATCTCCATCATCATCCATTAGCTGCTCTATTTCATCCCTAACCTAGATGATGACAGTACAAACCTTGTTGAAAGCAGTTAATTTGTGGAAGATAAGATGATGAAGTTAACTGGCTAGCTACATACCTTCTGAACTCTCCGAGTCAATGCAACTAGTCTGCTTTTCAATCGACGAACCCTTTCCAAATTCAGAGTACTGATCTTGGACGTTAGCTCATCCAACAGTGGATAAGCTTCAATCTGTAACTCTGCTGCCTGATCAATTCAATGAAATATAAATCCATGTTCAATTATTGAAGcactttgaaaaataaatactGAACAGACACACACATGTGTATGTAAACCAATATCAGGCTTAAGTTAGGCATATCAAATATGTTCGACCAAAAGCTTGAGTTTATGCATCAATGGCCTATGTCGGACAAAGCTGAAAAGAGCATTTCGAGCAGGGTCTTTGACATGGTCTCTCAAACCACCTATCTAATCTGTAATGTTATATAACCACCTCTTTTAGTTTTACTACTATGGTTCTTGGTCTCTCTTTTTTTCGCTTGGTCTCCAATTCCAGAAAATTTGATTACACAAACAAACATTTCAAGTGTTTGGAAATGCAACTGGAGAGGCAAAAGTGTAATTGCTACAACAGTAGTTAATGTTTATAGTTTTAGGTTTTCGATTTAAGAGATAGAAGATTATTAAAGAAACGGCTTTTTCTGAAACTTTTTGGCCGTCCTAATTCCAACCCATAACAAATAATGAAAGTTATGAGTTGCCCAAAGTGACAACTTCGACAATTGGTTGAATACTGGCAACCAGGTAAACTTTTACTTCTTTTACCTGGTTCCCTTAGCAGCAGTGCACATGTTAACAGTGACATCAGATCAAACTCGAAAATCTAGCAAACctagtattttttttatataagaagcgatatattattaataataatataaaaaagagTACATCAGTGGACTAGTGGTCCACTCTCATCATGAAGCACGCAATATCAATGCAATCTTAATGATACAcataatctcaatctctcaataAATCTACTATCGAGACATTCTTGAAGTTTTCGTGAGTGCCGATCCACATTGCAATTTTGATCTTAATTTTTTACCAACATATTTCTGTAGTTTCATCATTGTCATAAAAAATTCTTCAATTTCTTTCCAACCATATCATCCAGCAGATACAATGAACCACAACTTGCCAAAAAATTCTACCCCTGGTACTAGTTAGCTGTCCTAAATCCATAAAGAATAGTTCCTTTGTGTAGAATATTGCAGGTAATTATTTATCAGCAGATGCTATGATAGATTCTTTATCACAAACTGACCCAATATGCTGCTTTAGCTTTCAGATCCAACTTTAACGCAACTAAGTAAAAGCATTAACTTACATGAAAAGCAGAGTACGTTTGTTTCTTCATTCAATTCAAAGTTTTTATCCTCATCTTTCCACGATTGCGagattataaatttattgaatgTTAATGTTTCAGAAGGTCCGTAGTCAATGAACAACACATTTGGAGTCATAGATTAATCTGATAGCTTGCAGCCTTGCACTTTCTAGCATTTATGCTCACTCGATATTACTATGTGGATTGGTTCCcataaaatgaaaataagaaGTAAAAGATGACCACAATTCCAGAGAAATATTCAACCTGCGATGCTAACAAGTTTCTACAACTTACCAAATGTCATGATAtccaaaaatagaaaatatcaaGCGAAGACAGCAAGGAACAAGTTTCAAGGTTTGTACCTGAGAATCCAAAAAAGTGCAGGCCGCCTCCAATGCAACTTCTAGAGCTCTGAATTCAAAGGGCAAATAATCAGGAGATGTGTTTTCAAATGTATTATCAAAATTTCTATTTCCTCTCCTTCTGCTCGTTTCATGACCTTCAGATTGCCAAACTCCTCCAACTCCTGAAGCTTGCAATCGTCTCTGCAACTCCACCACATATTGCAGTACATAACTGTCGAGAGAATTT
The sequence above is a segment of the Primulina tabacum isolate GXHZ01 chromosome 6, ASM2559414v2, whole genome shotgun sequence genome. Coding sequences within it:
- the LOC142549324 gene encoding magnesium transporter MRS2-1-like isoform X4; translation: MIGCLLIRTKRRRFSCHSSSDPISQTAFARHFRREIPLAMSDLKQRLLPPKPASAINLRDSSSRPPGRLPFQGVDVSGLKKRGQGLRSWIRVDVSGNSQVIEIDKFGMMRRCDLPARDLRLLDPLFVYPSTILGREKAIVVNLEQIRCIITADEVFLLNSLDSYVLQYVVELQRRLQASGVGGVWQSEGHETSRRRGNRNFDNTFENTSPDYLPFEFRALEVALEAACTFLDSQAAELQIEAYPLLDELTSKISTLNLERVRRLKSRLVALTRRVQKVRDEIEQLMDDDGDMAEMYLTEKKSRMESSFYGEQSLMGYRSIDGPSSVSAPVSPVSSPPDSNRKLEKCLSVARSRHESVRSSESITDSIAELEMLLEAYFVVIDSTLNKLTSLKEYIDDTEDFINIQLGGSRSFKGNKSLCLCGIVLE
- the LOC142549324 gene encoding magnesium transporter MRS2-1-like isoform X1 → MIGCLLIRTKRRRFSCHSSSDPISQTAFARHFRREIPLAMSDLKQRLLPPKPASAINLRDSSSRPPGRLPFQGVDVSGLKKRGQGLRSWIRVDVSGNSQVIEIDKFGMMRRCDLPARDLRLLDPLFVYPSTILGREKAIVVNLEQIRCIITADEVFLLNSLDSYVLQYVVELQRRLQASGVGGVWQSEGHETSRRRGNRNFDNTFENTSPDYLPFEFRALEVALEAACTFLDSQAAELQIEAYPLLDELTSKISTLNLERVRRLKSRLVALTRRVQKVRDEIEQLMDDDGDMAEMYLTEKKSRMESSFYGEQSLMGYRSIDGPSSVSAPVSPVSSPPDSNRKLEKCLSVARSRHESVRSSESITDSIAELEMLLEAYFVVIDSTLNKLTSLKEYIDDTEDFINIQLDNVRNQLIQFELLLTTATFVVAIFGVVAGIFGMNFAIPMFDYSGAFQWVLIITGACGVVIFFSFLGFFKYKRVMPL
- the LOC142549324 gene encoding magnesium transporter MRS2-1-like isoform X2, translating into MSREIPLAMSDLKQRLLPPKPASAINLRDSSSRPPGRLPFQGVDVSGLKKRGQGLRSWIRVDVSGNSQVIEIDKFGMMRRCDLPARDLRLLDPLFVYPSTILGREKAIVVNLEQIRCIITADEVFLLNSLDSYVLQYVVELQRRLQASGVGGVWQSEGHETSRRRGNRNFDNTFENTSPDYLPFEFRALEVALEAACTFLDSQAAELQIEAYPLLDELTSKISTLNLERVRRLKSRLVALTRRVQKVRDEIEQLMDDDGDMAEMYLTEKKSRMESSFYGEQSLMGYRSIDGPSSVSAPVSPVSSPPDSNRKLEKCLSVARSRHESVRSSESITDSIAELEMLLEAYFVVIDSTLNKLTSLKEYIDDTEDFINIQLDNVRNQLIQFELLLTTATFVVAIFGVVAGIFGMNFAIPMFDYSGAFQWVLIITGACGVVIFFSFLGFFKYKRVMPL
- the LOC142549324 gene encoding magnesium transporter MRS2-1-like isoform X3; its protein translation is MSDLKQRLLPPKPASAINLRDSSSRPPGRLPFQGVDVSGLKKRGQGLRSWIRVDVSGNSQVIEIDKFGMMRRCDLPARDLRLLDPLFVYPSTILGREKAIVVNLEQIRCIITADEVFLLNSLDSYVLQYVVELQRRLQASGVGGVWQSEGHETSRRRGNRNFDNTFENTSPDYLPFEFRALEVALEAACTFLDSQAAELQIEAYPLLDELTSKISTLNLERVRRLKSRLVALTRRVQKVRDEIEQLMDDDGDMAEMYLTEKKSRMESSFYGEQSLMGYRSIDGPSSVSAPVSPVSSPPDSNRKLEKCLSVARSRHESVRSSESITDSIAELEMLLEAYFVVIDSTLNKLTSLKEYIDDTEDFINIQLDNVRNQLIQFELLLTTATFVVAIFGVVAGIFGMNFAIPMFDYSGAFQWVLIITGACGVVIFFSFLGFFKYKRVMPL